The proteins below come from a single Parageobacillus thermoglucosidasius genomic window:
- the ligA gene encoding NAD-dependent DNA ligase LigA — protein sequence MERQAAIKRIEELRELLNQYNYEYYVLDRPSVPDSEYDRLMQELIALEEQYPDLKTKDSPSQRVGGQALDAFQKVEHRTPMLSLANAFNEGDLRDFDRRVRQEVGDDVAYVCELKIDGLAVSVRYEDGYFVQGATRGDGVTGEDITENLKTIRSLPLRLNEPVTLEARGEAYMPKASFERLNEQRRQRGEELFANPRNAAAGSLRQLDPKIAASRHLDLFVYGLANAEELGIASHSAALDYLQQLGFKTNPERRRCANMDEVMQFVNEWQEKRPQLPYEIDGIVIKVDSFAQQEQLGATAKSPRWAIAYKFPAEEVVTKLIDIELNVGRTGVVTPTAILEPVRVAGTTVQRATLHNEDFIREKDIRIGDSVIIKKAGDIIPEVVNVVPDRRTGEEVPFVMPTHCPECASELVRIEGEVALRCINPKCPAQIREGLIHFVSRQAMNIEGLGEKVISQLFREGLIHDVADIYRLTKDQLIDLERMGEKSATNLLHAIEASKQNSLERLLFGLGIRHVGAKAAKVLAEHFETMDRLQNATKEELMAIHEIGEKMADSIVTYFAKPEVKELLNELRAYGVNMEYKGPKTPKPGDVHSYFAGKTVVLTGKLESLSRNEAKEKIEQLGGKVTGSVSKNTDLVIAGADAGSKLAKAQQLHIEIWDETRFLEEIEQSK from the coding sequence ATGGAACGACAAGCTGCGATCAAGCGAATCGAAGAGCTTCGCGAACTTTTGAATCAATACAATTATGAATATTATGTGCTTGACCGTCCATCTGTGCCGGATTCGGAATACGACCGGCTTATGCAAGAACTTATCGCGTTAGAAGAACAATATCCGGATTTAAAAACGAAAGATTCTCCGTCGCAACGCGTTGGCGGACAGGCGTTAGACGCGTTTCAAAAAGTGGAACATCGCACGCCGATGTTAAGTCTCGCAAACGCATTTAACGAAGGGGATTTGCGCGATTTTGACCGCCGTGTGCGCCAAGAAGTCGGCGATGATGTCGCTTATGTTTGCGAGCTGAAAATCGATGGGCTTGCTGTATCTGTCCGTTATGAAGACGGCTATTTCGTTCAAGGGGCGACGCGCGGCGACGGAGTGACCGGAGAGGATATTACCGAAAACTTAAAAACGATCCGCTCTTTGCCGCTTCGCTTGAATGAGCCGGTAACGTTAGAAGCGCGCGGCGAAGCGTACATGCCGAAAGCGTCGTTTGAGCGGTTGAACGAACAGCGCCGCCAGCGCGGGGAAGAGCTGTTTGCCAATCCGCGCAACGCTGCTGCGGGCTCTTTGCGCCAGCTCGATCCGAAAATCGCGGCATCGCGCCATCTTGATTTATTTGTTTATGGTCTTGCGAACGCGGAAGAATTAGGGATCGCCTCACATAGCGCGGCGCTCGATTATTTGCAGCAGCTTGGATTTAAAACAAATCCGGAACGCCGCCGCTGCGCTAATATGGACGAAGTGATGCAATTTGTGAATGAATGGCAAGAAAAACGTCCGCAGCTGCCTTATGAAATTGACGGGATTGTCATAAAAGTCGACTCGTTTGCGCAACAAGAACAACTTGGCGCGACGGCGAAAAGTCCGCGCTGGGCCATCGCTTATAAATTTCCGGCCGAGGAAGTGGTAACGAAGTTGATTGACATCGAGTTAAATGTCGGGCGCACGGGAGTGGTGACGCCGACAGCGATTTTGGAGCCGGTGCGTGTGGCGGGTACAACGGTGCAACGTGCTACCCTTCATAACGAGGATTTTATTCGTGAGAAAGATATCCGCATTGGGGATTCGGTCATTATCAAAAAAGCGGGGGACATTATTCCGGAAGTCGTGAATGTCGTGCCGGACCGGCGTACGGGAGAAGAAGTGCCGTTTGTCATGCCGACGCATTGCCCGGAATGTGCCAGCGAATTGGTCCGGATCGAAGGCGAAGTAGCGCTCCGCTGCATTAATCCAAAATGTCCGGCGCAAATTCGTGAAGGATTGATTCACTTCGTATCGCGCCAAGCGATGAACATCGAGGGGCTTGGGGAAAAGGTGATTTCCCAGCTGTTCCGTGAAGGCCTCATTCATGATGTTGCTGACATTTATCGCTTGACAAAGGATCAGCTTATCGATTTGGAACGGATGGGAGAAAAATCGGCGACCAATTTGCTCCATGCCATTGAAGCTTCCAAACAAAATTCGTTGGAGCGCCTTCTCTTCGGACTGGGAATTCGCCATGTCGGTGCAAAAGCAGCCAAAGTGTTAGCGGAACATTTCGAAACGATGGACCGCCTGCAAAACGCGACAAAAGAAGAATTAATGGCGATTCACGAGATCGGCGAAAAAATGGCCGATTCGATTGTCACATATTTTGCCAAGCCGGAAGTAAAAGAGCTTTTAAATGAACTGCGTGCTTATGGTGTCAATATGGAATACAAGGGGCCGAAAACGCCAAAACCTGGCGACGTTCATTCGTATTTTGCCGGAAAAACCGTTGTATTGACAGGAAAACTCGAGTCATTATCGCGCAATGAGGCGAAAGAAAAAATTGAACAGCTTGGCGGCAAAGTGACCGGCAGCGTGAGCAAAAATACGGATTTAGTCATTGCTGGGGCAGACGCAGGCTCGAAACTGGCGAAAGCGCAGCAGCTCCATATCGAGATTTGGGATGAGACAAGATTTCTTGAAGAAATTGAACAAAGTAAGTAG
- a CDS encoding CamS family sex pheromone protein gives MKKKMILFAALLLFLSSCAPKFGEEEVVQEKDNKDQKAVIPKYNISDSYYRIVLPFKVSGARGEVVEDLNTRLDVDEFETGLMRLAQDRFSPEEYLFQEGQYLDKKTIKRWLERKRTPSQLKREKMKPSENVGLNPPISDNGTNEEKNKKSPIYLASILEHDYLVKTSDNKVQLGGVVIGLALNSVHYYETEQGYPREVEIKDDVIAREGKQIAAEVLSRIRNMKKLKDVPITIALFKQAPKSSVIPGHFFAVTHVDEGSDTIDEWQSVNEEYYLFPSDEAQKNHRDDWLKFNNFKSDIEEFFPNYTGVVGKALYRDDQLQQLTINISMPFYGKAEVVGFTQYVTGLVMEKFPDYITVNVYISSAGGPESIIVRQAKEDKPFVHIYQ, from the coding sequence ATGAAAAAAAAGATGATCCTATTTGCTGCACTTCTGCTTTTCCTTTCTTCCTGCGCGCCAAAATTTGGCGAGGAAGAAGTAGTACAGGAGAAAGATAATAAAGACCAAAAAGCGGTGATTCCAAAATACAATATTTCCGATTCTTATTATCGCATTGTGCTGCCGTTTAAAGTATCGGGAGCTCGCGGCGAAGTAGTGGAAGACTTAAATACGCGCTTAGATGTGGACGAATTTGAAACAGGGCTGATGCGTTTGGCGCAAGACCGCTTTTCTCCGGAAGAATATTTATTTCAAGAAGGGCAATATTTAGATAAAAAAACGATAAAACGCTGGCTGGAAAGAAAGCGGACCCCTAGCCAGCTGAAAAGAGAAAAGATGAAGCCGTCCGAAAACGTCGGTTTAAATCCGCCTATCAGCGACAATGGAACAAATGAAGAAAAAAATAAAAAAAGCCCGATTTACTTAGCAAGCATTTTAGAGCATGATTATTTAGTCAAAACGAGTGACAATAAAGTACAATTAGGCGGAGTAGTCATCGGATTAGCATTAAATTCCGTTCATTACTACGAAACGGAACAAGGCTATCCGCGCGAGGTAGAAATCAAAGATGATGTCATTGCAAGGGAAGGAAAACAGATTGCCGCTGAAGTTCTTTCCCGCATCCGCAATATGAAAAAGCTGAAAGACGTTCCAATTACGATTGCGCTGTTCAAACAAGCGCCAAAATCTTCGGTGATTCCGGGCCACTTTTTCGCTGTGACGCACGTGGATGAAGGAAGCGATACGATTGACGAATGGCAGTCCGTTAATGAAGAGTACTATTTATTTCCGTCAGATGAAGCGCAAAAAAACCATCGGGACGACTGGTTAAAATTTAACAATTTTAAATCGGATATTGAGGAATTTTTCCCGAACTACACGGGAGTGGTTGGCAAAGCTTTATACCGCGATGACCAACTGCAACAATTAACGATTAACATTTCGATGCCTTTTTATGGAAAAGCAGAAGTGGTTGGATTTACGCAATATGTCACCGGTTTGGTGATGGAAAAGTTTCCAGATTATATTACTGTCAATGTCTATATTTCCTCCGCGGGAGGACCGGAAAGCATTATTGTTCGCCAAGCGAAAGAGGACAAACCGTTTGTTCACATTTATCAATAA
- the pruA gene encoding L-glutamate gamma-semialdehyde dehydrogenase — MVPYKHEPLTDFTVEANKKAFEEALKKVEAKLGKDYPLIIGGERVWTEEKIVSINPANKTEVIGRVAKANKDIAEKAMKVADEAFKWWSKTKPEARADILFRAAAIVRRRKHEFSALMVKEAGKPWKEADADTAEAIDFMEYYARQMLKLKDGIPVESRPGETNRFFYIPLGVGVVISPWNFPFAIMAGTTVASLVTGNTVLLKPASATPVVAYKFAEVLEEAGLPAGVLNYIPGSGAEVGDYLVDHPRTRFISFTGSRDVGIRIYERAAKVHPGQIWLKRVIAEMGGKDAIIVDKEADLELAAQSIVASAFGFSGQKCSACSRAIVVEDVYDQVLNRVVELTKQLKVGDPAEQSTFMGPVIDQSAYNKIMEYIEIGKQEGRLMIGGEGDDSKGFFIQPTVFADADPNARIMQEEIFGPVVAFAKAKDFDHALEIANNTEYGLTGAVISRNRANLEKAREEFHVGNLYFNRGCTGAIVGYQPFGGFNMSGTDSKAGGPDYLILHMQAKTVSEMF; from the coding sequence ATGGTACCCTATAAACATGAACCGCTGACAGACTTTACTGTGGAAGCAAATAAAAAAGCGTTTGAAGAGGCATTGAAAAAAGTCGAAGCAAAGCTTGGCAAAGACTATCCTCTGATTATCGGCGGCGAACGGGTTTGGACAGAAGAGAAAATCGTCTCGATTAATCCGGCAAACAAAACGGAAGTCATCGGCCGCGTGGCGAAAGCGAATAAAGATATTGCGGAAAAGGCGATGAAAGTTGCCGATGAGGCGTTTAAATGGTGGAGCAAGACAAAACCAGAAGCGCGTGCTGACATTTTGTTCCGCGCCGCAGCGATTGTGCGCCGCCGCAAACATGAATTTTCCGCATTGATGGTAAAAGAAGCAGGAAAACCATGGAAAGAAGCAGACGCGGATACCGCCGAAGCGATTGACTTTATGGAATATTACGCACGGCAAATGCTGAAGTTAAAAGACGGCATTCCGGTCGAAAGCCGCCCGGGCGAAACGAACCGGTTCTTCTATATTCCGCTTGGTGTCGGCGTCGTGATTTCGCCATGGAACTTCCCGTTTGCGATTATGGCAGGAACAACGGTCGCATCGCTTGTTACCGGCAACACGGTTTTATTAAAGCCGGCGAGCGCTACCCCGGTTGTCGCTTATAAATTTGCCGAAGTATTGGAAGAAGCAGGGCTTCCGGCGGGAGTATTAAACTACATCCCGGGAAGCGGCGCTGAAGTGGGCGACTACTTAGTTGATCATCCACGCACTCGTTTCATCAGCTTCACTGGTTCTCGCGATGTAGGTATCCGCATTTACGAGCGCGCAGCGAAAGTACATCCAGGGCAAATTTGGCTCAAACGCGTCATCGCTGAGATGGGCGGAAAAGACGCCATTATTGTTGATAAAGAAGCCGATTTGGAATTAGCGGCACAATCGATTGTCGCATCGGCGTTTGGCTTTTCTGGGCAAAAATGCTCGGCATGCTCGCGCGCAATTGTGGTAGAAGATGTGTATGACCAAGTATTAAACCGCGTCGTTGAGCTGACGAAACAATTGAAGGTCGGCGATCCGGCAGAACAGAGCACGTTTATGGGGCCGGTCATCGATCAATCGGCGTATAACAAAATTATGGAATATATTGAAATCGGCAAACAGGAAGGCCGCCTTATGATCGGTGGGGAAGGAGACGATTCCAAAGGTTTCTTCATTCAACCGACAGTGTTTGCCGATGCCGATCCAAACGCGCGCATTATGCAAGAAGAAATTTTCGGCCCGGTTGTGGCCTTTGCGAAAGCAAAAGATTTCGATCATGCGCTGGAAATCGCCAACAATACGGAATATGGCTTAACCGGCGCTGTCATCTCCCGCAACCGCGCTAACCTCGAAAAAGCGCGTGAAGAATTCCATGTCGGCAACCTTTACTTCAACCGCGGCTGCACAGGCGCGATTGTTGGCTACCAGCCATTCGGCGGCTTCAACATGTCTGGTACCGACTCGAAAGCAGGCGGTCCTGACTACTTAATTTTGCATATGCAAGCGAAAACGGTATCGGAAATGTTTTAA
- a CDS encoding MerR family transcriptional regulator has product MKKVYPIGEFAKKTGQTIRTLHYYDEIGILKPSHVSSSGRRFYSEDEIITLQKIVALKFLGFSLEEIKRFMQEEKWDLKESLAFQKRLLLQKREHIDRIIKAVTHAQHLAEEQEKMDPNIFSLLINSIQMENQQKEWLKQFMPDETVEKLFDISEEKQLEYAKKLLGIFEKLKECYGKDPGDSAVQSLMGELFSIAKDMEKEVFGEYLSLFHLKEDEFAEEPMLFPSPFSKEEEEWVAKAVEIFLEKEGVDLSEKES; this is encoded by the coding sequence ATGAAAAAGGTATATCCAATCGGCGAGTTTGCGAAAAAAACGGGCCAAACAATACGGACGCTTCACTATTATGACGAAATAGGGATTTTGAAGCCGTCGCATGTATCGAGCTCTGGACGCCGATTTTACAGTGAAGATGAGATCATTACATTACAAAAGATTGTGGCCTTGAAGTTTCTTGGCTTTTCCCTTGAAGAAATTAAACGTTTTATGCAAGAAGAGAAATGGGATTTAAAAGAATCACTTGCTTTTCAAAAGAGGCTTTTGCTGCAAAAGCGTGAACATATTGACCGCATCATAAAAGCAGTGACACATGCCCAGCACCTTGCCGAAGAACAAGAGAAAATGGATCCGAATATATTTAGTTTGCTTATTAACTCCATCCAAATGGAGAATCAACAGAAAGAATGGCTGAAACAATTTATGCCGGATGAAACAGTGGAAAAATTATTTGATATTAGCGAAGAAAAACAGCTGGAATATGCGAAGAAGCTGCTTGGAATTTTCGAAAAGCTAAAAGAGTGTTATGGAAAAGATCCGGGTGATAGTGCTGTGCAATCGTTAATGGGAGAACTTTTCTCTATTGCCAAGGACATGGAAAAGGAAGTTTTTGGCGAATATTTATCACTATTTCATTTGAAAGAGGATGAATTCGCTGAAGAGCCTATGCTGTTCCCATCTCCTTTTTCCAAAGAAGAAGAGGAATGGGTGGCAAAAGCGGTGGAAATATTTCTAGAGAAAGAAGGAGTAGATTTGAGTGAAAAAGAATCGTGA
- a CDS encoding ABC transporter ATP-binding protein, whose product MKKNRDIPIDNWKPFWELIKSTNPPKWIFVTAVILSLIETGVGLIVPWFTKSLVDQIAASAIEPSIIILLAASFIAQTITSGFSYYFLTYIGEYVVAAIRKKLWNQVLLLPVPFFDKHQSGETMSRITQDTNTVKMLITQHLVTFLTGFISVAGAVSILLIIDWKMTLMMVTAVPVSILILWPLGQKMYKISKAIQDEMASFSANLGRVLSDIRLVKAYCAEKEEQKNGELGIFHLFQFGLKEARIQAVISPFMTFVMMLVLVVLIGYGGVRVASGTLSSGSLVAIIIYMVQIVVPFSQMAAFFTSFQKAMGATERIQRILSLEKEPSGSLPAVPNHKQDIHFRNVSFSYKKKGEPVLKQITLTIPSGKTTAIVGPSGAGKTTLFALLERFYTPDEGEILFGETNIEDFDLYSWRSQIGYVSQESPMMSGTIRDNICYGLNRDVSDEEIERAAKLANAAEFIERLPNRYLTEVGERGIKLSGGQRQRIAIARALIRNPKILLLDEATSNLDSSSEVLVQKALQRLMEGRTTLVIAHRLSTVVNADQIVVLENGTITGIGTHSELLQTHPLYRELAEQQLQTILEQR is encoded by the coding sequence GTGAAAAAGAATCGTGATATACCGATAGACAATTGGAAGCCTTTCTGGGAGTTAATCAAGAGCACGAATCCGCCAAAATGGATTTTTGTTACTGCTGTTATTCTTAGTTTGATTGAGACAGGGGTTGGGCTCATTGTCCCATGGTTTACTAAATCTCTTGTTGACCAGATTGCTGCATCTGCGATAGAACCATCCATCATTATTTTACTTGCTGCTTCATTTATTGCGCAAACGATCACTTCCGGCTTTTCTTACTACTTCCTCACTTATATTGGGGAATATGTGGTGGCGGCGATTCGTAAAAAGCTTTGGAATCAAGTTTTATTATTGCCTGTCCCTTTTTTTGATAAGCACCAATCTGGAGAGACGATGAGCCGGATCACTCAGGATACCAACACGGTGAAAATGCTGATCACTCAACATTTAGTTACGTTTCTGACCGGATTTATTTCAGTTGCAGGGGCTGTTAGTATCCTGCTTATTATCGACTGGAAAATGACCCTTATGATGGTGACGGCTGTCCCAGTTTCCATCCTGATTCTCTGGCCACTTGGGCAAAAAATGTACAAAATTTCAAAAGCTATCCAAGATGAAATGGCCAGTTTTTCAGCCAATCTTGGCAGAGTGTTATCCGATATTCGTCTTGTTAAAGCTTATTGCGCGGAGAAAGAGGAGCAAAAAAACGGGGAACTAGGGATTTTTCATTTGTTTCAATTTGGGCTGAAAGAAGCGAGAATCCAAGCTGTCATTTCCCCGTTTATGACATTTGTGATGATGCTCGTTTTAGTCGTTTTAATCGGTTATGGCGGCGTCCGTGTTGCCTCAGGCACACTTTCGTCCGGTTCGCTTGTCGCCATCATTATTTACATGGTTCAAATTGTTGTTCCGTTTAGTCAGATGGCTGCATTTTTCACTTCATTTCAAAAAGCGATGGGCGCAACAGAGCGAATCCAGCGCATTTTATCCTTAGAGAAAGAACCAAGCGGCAGTTTGCCTGCGGTGCCAAACCATAAGCAAGACATCCATTTTCGCAATGTTTCCTTTTCTTATAAAAAAAAGGGAGAGCCTGTCCTCAAACAAATAACGCTCACTATCCCTTCCGGAAAAACCACAGCTATCGTTGGTCCGAGCGGCGCCGGAAAAACGACATTGTTTGCTTTGCTAGAGCGGTTTTACACTCCCGATGAAGGCGAAATATTGTTTGGGGAAACTAATATTGAAGATTTTGACTTGTATTCGTGGCGCAGTCAAATCGGTTATGTTTCTCAAGAAAGTCCAATGATGTCAGGCACGATACGCGACAACATTTGCTATGGGCTAAATAGAGACGTGTCCGATGAAGAGATAGAACGGGCAGCCAAACTGGCAAATGCAGCGGAATTTATCGAGCGGCTTCCAAACCGATATTTGACGGAAGTCGGGGAACGGGGAATCAAATTGTCAGGCGGACAGCGGCAGAGAATCGCCATTGCCCGCGCTCTTATCCGCAATCCAAAAATTCTTCTCCTTGATGAAGCAACCTCAAACCTGGACAGTTCATCGGAAGTTCTTGTTCAAAAGGCCCTGCAGCGGCTGATGGAAGGAAGAACAACACTTGTCATTGCTCATCGGCTT